A genomic window from Pocillopora verrucosa isolate sample1 chromosome 7, ASM3666991v2, whole genome shotgun sequence includes:
- the LOC131775211 gene encoding uncharacterized protein, translated as MSLTVSPFLLISILDLAAVFFNGRLLLSCFKDKTKQKFIQKCRILASLQAACQVSILGADTAEWWKGFLIQPTESCNVLRVLSLSMMFFQTCNLTAIITVYYEHPIGHEKRRSFSYLLVYALLLLGFIGSAIFLWHCCFSQTSISQAVVEVELILTMCLTFYLLSVALDKNDAEYNKEVTSLKSDASTKWRFSSWSWKAWKESKKSLFFIVLFTVCLVLIFSEVARARFETALWDRDLKRETSFDGIVYLLIIKLCVGTVLPVTLYDLIDSNYAGKRDKATISIVPASI; from the coding sequence ATGTCCTTAACGGTGtcaccttttcttttgatatcCATTCTGGATTTAGCCGCAGTCTTTTTCAACGGACGTCTATTACTAAGCTGCtttaaagacaaaacaaagcagAAGTTTATTCAAAAGTGCCGGATATTAGCAAGTCTTCAGGCCGCTTGCCAAGTTTCAATTCTTGGCGCAGATACCGCAGAGTGGTGGAAAGGTTTCCTCATTCAACCTACAGAGTCCTGTAATGTTTTAAGAGTTCTTTCCCTTTCAATGATGTTTTTCCAAACTTGTAACCTGACGGCAATCATAACAGTGTACTATGAACATCCCATAGGACACGAAAAACGGAGATCATTTTCTTACCTTTTGGTTTACGCATTACTTCTTCTGGGATTCATCGGTTCCGCAATTTTCTTATGGCACTGTTGCTTCTCACAAACGTCTATTTCTCAAGCCGTCGTAGAAGTTGAACTGATTTTAACCATGTGTCTTACCTTCTACCTGCTTTCCGTAGCCTTGGATAAAAACGATGCTGAATACAACAAGGAAGTCACTTCATTAAAATCAGACGCCTCGACGAAGTGGCGTTTTTCGTCATGGTCGTGGAAAGCCTGGAAAGAAAGCAAGAAGTCCTTATTCTTTATCGTTTTGTTTACGGTATGTTTGGTGCTGATTTTCAGCGAAGTGGCCCGCGCTCGTTTCGAAACAGCTTTGTGGGATCGGGATTTGAAAAGAGAAACGTCGTTCGACGGAATTGTTTATCTACTGATTATAAAATTATGTGTGGGAACAGTTTTACCGGTAACCCTGTATGATTTGATTGATTCAAACTATGCCGGAAAGAGAGACAAAGCCACCATATCAATTGTGCCTGCATCAATTTAA